From one Nodosilinea sp. PGN35 genomic stretch:
- a CDS encoding DUF4327 family protein: MLQSLHYSIDIIRDEARQLVQKGVVSRQQPIYTLCRHIPAREWALVETELESSGFLLRDRVGDLMGREDWEND, from the coding sequence ATGCTTCAGTCCCTTCACTACTCTATCGACATCATCCGTGACGAAGCTCGACAGCTGGTTCAAAAGGGTGTGGTCAGCCGTCAGCAGCCGATTTATACCCTCTGTCGCCACATCCCTGCCCGCGAGTGGGCGCTGGTGGAAACCGAGCTAGAATCTTCCGGATTCTTGCTGCGCGATCGCGTCGGCGATCTGATGGGCCGTGAAGATTGGGAGAACGACTAG
- a CDS encoding ABC transporter permease: MVNTQQTITIPLRPSLWNPKTVSALGILVALSLAAYQSGLGRPGVDLINLAGWPQLREFLVASLRPDLSPEFVALMGRAALVTLAYAVLGTALSVGLGLVGGLLSSAVWWQTVLPGHSAGLRRSLWLGARGLLAFPRAIHELIWGLVLLQVLGLNPLVGVLAIAIPFGAIVAKVFSEILDETPAEPLHALLNAGTPPLAAFVYGLLPQALPNLLSYTFYRFECSLRSSAVLGIIGAGGLGYEIFLSLQSLRYEQLWTGFYALIVLNGAVDGWSAVVRRRMGFTSRLDINRKPGSVSPRPALKAPRQDRFLMLSWVGAIAAIPLSWGWLRLDIGVLWSARTQRLLGELLDTGWPPPPTWAELVNLARLSWLTVAMSMVAIALAGLGGMLISLPAAQNVLLPGGLLRPIGQRGESAWIAYILLGLSRLVLLISRAIPAPIWALVLLYMLFPGVLPGALALALHNFGILGRLMAEVNENLDDRPVRALSTLGASPSAVVAYGILPQNLGRFLAYILYRWEVCLRETVIVGLVGAGGLGRLLTEQISSFDYSGVTVTLGVFVVLTFAVDAVSQRLRGVLREG, translated from the coding sequence ATGGTTAACACCCAACAGACTATCACCATACCGCTGCGACCGAGCCTCTGGAACCCAAAAACCGTCAGTGCTCTGGGGATTTTGGTCGCCCTTAGCTTAGCCGCCTACCAGTCGGGCCTGGGGCGGCCTGGGGTAGATCTGATCAATCTGGCTGGCTGGCCCCAGCTGCGGGAGTTTTTGGTCGCCAGTCTGCGCCCCGATCTCAGCCCCGAGTTTGTGGCGCTGATGGGCCGTGCCGCCCTGGTCACCCTGGCCTACGCGGTGCTGGGCACGGCCCTCAGCGTGGGGCTGGGCCTGGTGGGGGGCCTGCTCTCCTCGGCGGTGTGGTGGCAGACGGTGCTCCCTGGCCATAGCGCGGGCCTGCGCCGCAGTCTGTGGCTCGGGGCGCGGGGGCTCTTGGCCTTTCCCCGCGCCATCCACGAGCTGATCTGGGGGCTGGTGCTGCTGCAAGTGCTGGGGCTCAACCCGCTGGTGGGGGTGCTGGCGATCGCGATTCCCTTTGGGGCGATCGTCGCCAAGGTCTTCTCCGAAATTTTGGACGAGACCCCCGCCGAACCGCTCCACGCCCTGCTCAATGCTGGCACGCCGCCCCTCGCCGCCTTTGTCTACGGGCTGCTGCCCCAGGCGCTGCCCAACCTGCTCTCCTACACCTTTTACCGGTTTGAATGCTCCCTCAGATCCTCTGCCGTTTTAGGCATTATCGGGGCCGGGGGGCTGGGCTACGAGATTTTTCTCAGTCTGCAATCCCTGCGCTACGAGCAACTGTGGACGGGGTTCTACGCGCTGATTGTGCTCAACGGCGCGGTGGACGGCTGGAGTGCCGTGGTGCGCCGCCGCATGGGCTTCACCAGCCGCCTCGACATCAACCGCAAACCAGGCAGTGTTTCCCCTCGGCCCGCCCTCAAAGCTCCTCGCCAGGATAGGTTCCTAATGCTGTCCTGGGTGGGGGCGATCGCGGCGATTCCCCTGAGCTGGGGGTGGCTGCGGCTGGATATAGGGGTGCTGTGGTCGGCCCGCACCCAGCGCCTCTTGGGGGAACTGCTCGACACCGGCTGGCCGCCCCCGCCCACCTGGGCCGAGCTAGTGAATTTGGCCCGGCTCTCCTGGCTGACGGTGGCGATGTCAATGGTGGCGATCGCCCTGGCCGGTCTCGGCGGCATGCTCATCTCGCTGCCCGCCGCCCAAAACGTTCTGCTGCCGGGGGGGCTGCTGCGCCCCATCGGCCAGCGGGGAGAATCGGCCTGGATAGCCTATATACTGCTGGGTCTAAGCCGCCTGGTGCTGCTGATCAGCCGCGCCATCCCCGCCCCCATCTGGGCGCTGGTGCTGCTCTACATGCTGTTCCCCGGCGTGCTGCCGGGGGCCCTGGCCCTGGCCCTGCACAACTTCGGCATCCTCGGTCGCCTGATGGCCGAGGTCAACGAAAACCTCGACGATCGCCCCGTCCGCGCCCTCAGTACCCTGGGGGCCAGCCCCAGTGCCGTCGTGGCCTACGGTATCTTGCCCCAAAACCTGGGCCGCTTCCTGGCCTACATTCTCTACCGCTGGGAAGTCTGCCTGCGTGAAACCGTGATCGTGGGCCTGGTGGGGGCTGGAGGGCTGGGCCGCCTGCTCACCGAGCAGATCAGCAGCTTCGACTACAGCGGCGTGACGGTGACTTTGGGAGTTTTCGTCGTGCTCACCTTTGCGGTAGATGCGGTGAGTCAGCGGCTGCGGGGAGTTTTGCGGGAGGGGTAG